One genomic window of Arthrobacter sp. KBS0703 includes the following:
- the bioD gene encoding dethiobiotin synthase — MNLPRIILVTGTDTGVGKTITTAALAAALRGRGRSVAVYKPCQSGAAAGDSDAGEIMRLAGAVTAETGVVLQQPLATVAAAAIDGTPLPTVAVHAGTVRELAASHDHVLVEGAGGLLVALDSDGGTLADLGSLLAAAFLLVARPGLGTLNHTALTLEALEARDLRVVGVVLGSWPVNPEFVHRSNRQVLGSLPAPFLGALPEQAAELSPAAFRAGAAAWLNGLPA, encoded by the coding sequence ATGAACCTGCCCCGCATCATTCTGGTCACCGGAACGGACACCGGCGTCGGAAAAACCATCACGACGGCGGCCCTCGCCGCCGCCCTCCGGGGCCGGGGACGCAGCGTCGCCGTGTACAAGCCCTGCCAGTCCGGGGCCGCCGCAGGCGATTCCGACGCGGGCGAAATCATGCGGCTCGCGGGCGCGGTGACGGCGGAAACCGGGGTCGTCCTGCAGCAGCCGTTGGCCACCGTCGCCGCTGCCGCCATCGATGGAACGCCGCTCCCTACGGTGGCCGTGCACGCCGGGACGGTCCGCGAACTCGCCGCGTCCCACGATCACGTCCTGGTTGAAGGCGCAGGCGGCCTGCTAGTGGCGCTGGACTCCGACGGCGGCACCCTGGCGGATCTCGGATCTCTCCTGGCGGCCGCATTCCTCCTCGTTGCCCGGCCGGGGCTCGGCACCCTGAACCACACCGCCCTGACCCTCGAAGCACTGGAGGCACGGGACCTGCGGGTCGTTGGTGTGGTGCTCGGCAGCTGGCCCGTCAACCCTGAATTCGTGCACCGCAGCAACCGGCAGGTGCTCGGATCGCTGCCGGCGCCCTTCCTCGGCGCCCTGCCCGAGCAGGCCGCGGAACTGTCCCCGGCCGCTTTCCGTGCGGGGGCAGCTGCATGGCTGAACGGCCTGCCCGCATGA